Proteins found in one Chlamydia pneumoniae TW-183 genomic segment:
- a CDS encoding DUF687 family protein, giving the protein MPVPIDNSSRNLQEVPESLEDLEQHAEESPTHQSAESSSLQLSLASSAISSRVEQLSSLVLGMENSDFSSLRDVPIFSAIYESSTHTPVPTPLVGVGYINGSQSGYYDTQRESLHLSQLLGSRRVEVVYNQGNFMEASLLNLCPRRPRRDPSPISLALLELWEAFFLEHPPGSTFNPIFFW; this is encoded by the coding sequence ATGCCCGTTCCTATAGATAATTCCTCTCGCAACCTACAAGAAGTTCCAGAAAGCCTAGAAGACCTCGAACAACACGCAGAAGAATCTCCTACTCATCAAAGTGCAGAAAGCAGTTCTTTGCAACTGTCTCTAGCCTCCTCAGCAATTTCTAGTAGAGTAGAACAACTATCTTCCCTCGTCTTAGGAATGGAAAATTCAGATTTCTCCTCTTTAAGAGACGTTCCTATCTTCTCAGCTATCTACGAATCTTCAACACACACACCTGTCCCCACTCCTCTAGTTGGCGTGGGATATATCAACGGAAGTCAATCAGGATACTACGATACACAAAGAGAATCTCTTCACCTCAGCCAATTGTTAGGAAGCCGAAGAGTTGAAGTTGTCTATAACCAAGGAAACTTCATGGAGGCCTCTTTGCTAAATCTGTGCCCCAGAAGACCTCGAAGAGATCCCTCTCCAATTTCTTTAGCTCTATTAGAGCTCTGGGAAGCATTTTTTTTAGAACACCCCCCAGGTAGCACTTTTAATCCAATATTTTTTTGGTAA
- a CDS encoding DUF687 family protein, whose translation MQYFFGNGAFYVREALRLTPHAQNIVLVGICPSLYPEHPRSFYYRVSGDIGSRFDDRGFVNSGVETLPYSSGSFGIFWISFTDPTFNFAIVNTFMRTAGINEVSRPMTQDTETSLIEMRDLSEQQEANNTDSLEQEESLMGIVGHTVGGVSMTVTSSPNIFYRIQTLLGLPETLAEAEENPTFPNSTIDSLAEIMMNLVRISDAVSIFWIFPIVDTTYNGVLLAVCIGFFGINGICSTFLMLTNPRSRRDRWRNLRIMVLCYRSLGSGMNLFDLSNNVRMAARRHVTSCTVALYAMVTLFGWTVAIQDALQYGFPSVRDAFYRYCLRHRYCLTQRNEDSLQTTGTRFQVTRTHLEDQQMVASILNLSVFGLFFGFVGLMTTFGGLEISPSCRWDAANNRTVGIF comes from the coding sequence ATCCAATATTTTTTTGGTAACGGAGCTTTCTATGTTCGCGAAGCTCTCCGCCTAACTCCGCATGCACAGAATATAGTGCTCGTTGGTATCTGTCCTTCTCTATATCCAGAACATCCTCGCTCCTTTTATTATCGTGTTTCTGGAGATATAGGCTCCCGATTCGACGATAGAGGATTTGTAAACTCTGGAGTCGAAACCCTGCCATACTCTTCAGGCAGCTTTGGGATTTTTTGGATCTCGTTTACGGATCCCACATTTAATTTTGCTATCGTAAATACCTTTATGCGAACTGCAGGGATCAATGAAGTCTCTAGACCCATGACACAAGATACAGAAACTTCATTGATAGAAATGAGAGACCTAAGTGAACAACAAGAAGCGAATAACACAGATTCTTTAGAGCAAGAAGAGAGCTTAATGGGTATTGTAGGACATACTGTGGGAGGAGTTTCCATGACCGTGACCTCCAGTCCAAATATCTTTTATCGTATACAAACACTTCTGGGACTGCCAGAGACTCTTGCAGAAGCTGAAGAAAATCCTACCTTCCCAAATTCTACTATAGATAGCCTTGCAGAAATAATGATGAACCTCGTAAGGATCTCTGATGCTGTCTCTATTTTCTGGATTTTTCCTATCGTAGATACTACATATAATGGAGTTTTATTAGCCGTCTGTATCGGCTTCTTCGGAATCAATGGGATTTGTTCCACGTTCCTTATGCTTACGAATCCACGCTCTCGTCGAGATAGATGGAGGAATTTACGCATCATGGTTCTTTGCTATCGTTCTTTGGGAAGCGGAATGAATCTCTTTGATCTTAGCAATAATGTGCGCATGGCAGCACGTAGGCATGTGACATCATGTACAGTAGCTCTCTATGCTATGGTCACTCTATTTGGATGGACAGTAGCAATACAAGATGCTTTGCAATATGGTTTCCCTAGCGTTCGGGATGCCTTCTATAGATATTGCTTACGCCACAGATATTGCTTAACTCAAAGAAACGAAGACTCTCTGCAAACTACAGGAACGCGCTTTCAGGTTACCCGTACACATCTAGAAGATCAACAGATGGTGGCTTCTATTTTGAATTTGAGTGTTTTTGGGCTCTTTTTTGGATTCGTAGGGCTAATGACCACGTTTGGAGGATTAGAAATCTCACCATCTTGTCGGTGGGATGCAGCAAATAACCGAACGGTAGGTATTTTTTAG
- the nqrF gene encoding NADH:ubiquinone reductase (Na(+)-transporting) subunit F encodes MTWLSGLYFICIASLIFCAIGVILAGVILLSRKLFIKVHPCKLKINDNEELTKTVESGQTLLVSLLSSGIPIPSPCGGKATCKQCKVRVVKNADEPLETDRSTFSKRQLEEGWRLSCQCKVQHDMSLEIEERYLNASSWEGTVISNDNVATFIKELVVAVDPNKPIPFKPGGYLQITVPSYKTNSSDWKQTMAPEYYSDWEHFHLFDQVIDNSQLPADSANKAYSLASYPAELPTIKFNIRIATPPFINGKPNSEIPWGVCSSYVFSLKPGDKITVSGPYGESFMKDDDRPLIFLIGGAGSSFGRSHILDLLLNKHSKREIDLWYGARSLKENIYQEEYENLERQFPNFHYHLVLSEPLPEDIAAGWDKDDPTKTNFLFRAFNLGQLSRLDNPEDYLYYVCGPPLHNSSILKLLGDYGVERSSIILDDFGS; translated from the coding sequence ATGACTTGGCTTTCAGGCCTCTATTTCATTTGTATTGCTAGTCTTATCTTTTGCGCCATTGGCGTGATTCTTGCAGGTGTGATCCTTCTATCTCGCAAGCTTTTCATTAAGGTACACCCTTGTAAATTAAAGATTAACGACAATGAAGAACTGACAAAAACTGTCGAAAGTGGTCAGACTCTCTTAGTTTCATTATTAAGTTCAGGAATTCCTATTCCCTCCCCTTGTGGAGGAAAAGCCACCTGTAAGCAATGTAAAGTTCGCGTTGTTAAAAATGCTGATGAGCCTTTAGAAACGGACCGTTCTACATTTTCAAAAAGACAACTCGAGGAAGGCTGGCGCCTTTCCTGCCAGTGCAAAGTTCAGCACGACATGAGTTTAGAAATTGAAGAGAGATATTTAAATGCTTCTTCTTGGGAGGGCACTGTTATCTCTAATGACAATGTGGCTACCTTTATTAAAGAACTTGTTGTTGCTGTAGACCCAAATAAACCTATTCCCTTTAAGCCTGGGGGCTACTTACAAATTACAGTACCGAGCTATAAAACGAACTCTTCCGATTGGAAGCAAACTATGGCTCCTGAGTATTACAGCGACTGGGAACACTTTCATCTATTTGATCAAGTTATAGACAACAGTCAACTTCCTGCGGATTCTGCCAACAAAGCGTATTCTTTAGCTTCCTATCCTGCCGAGCTTCCTACAATTAAGTTTAATATACGTATTGCTACGCCTCCTTTCATTAATGGAAAGCCTAATTCAGAGATCCCTTGGGGAGTCTGTTCCTCCTATGTGTTCTCTTTAAAACCTGGAGACAAAATTACAGTTTCTGGGCCTTATGGAGAATCTTTTATGAAAGATGACGACCGCCCTTTAATCTTCCTAATTGGAGGAGCAGGTTCATCTTTTGGTAGGAGCCACATCCTAGATTTACTTTTAAACAAGCATTCCAAGAGAGAAATTGATCTTTGGTATGGGGCGCGCTCATTAAAAGAGAACATTTACCAAGAAGAATATGAAAATTTAGAACGACAGTTTCCCAATTTCCATTATCACCTAGTCCTTTCTGAGCCTCTTCCTGAAGATATTGCTGCAGGTTGGGATAAAGATGACCCTACAAAGACAAACTTCCTATTTCGGGCATTTAATCTAGGTCAATTGAGTAGGTTAGATAATCCTGAAGACTATCTTTACTACGTATGTGGTCCACCGCTACACAATAGCAGTATTCTTAAACTTCTTGGTGACTATGGGGTCGAGCGCAGTTCGATTATTCTTGATGATTTTGGAAGCTAG
- the yajC gene encoding preprotein translocase subunit YajC, with amino-acid sequence MLSRIVTCFLFLLSSLPLFAEEEAAQSKNTFVQPAVMLAIAILFFYFILWRPEQKRRKAMEKRKNDLAKGDKVTAMGIIGTVDDIREHTVILNIASGKVEVLKGAISEILKPNDNKS; translated from the coding sequence ATGCTTTCTCGTATAGTGACATGTTTTCTATTTTTACTGAGCTCTTTGCCCCTGTTTGCAGAAGAAGAAGCAGCTCAATCAAAAAATACTTTTGTGCAACCTGCCGTGATGTTGGCAATTGCTATTCTATTTTTCTATTTTATCTTATGGCGTCCCGAACAAAAACGCAGAAAGGCCATGGAAAAGCGTAAGAATGATCTCGCTAAAGGAGATAAAGTCACTGCCATGGGAATCATCGGCACTGTTGACGATATCCGTGAGCACACGGTAATTTTAAATATTGCTTCTGGAAAAGTAGAAGTTTTAAAAGGAGCTATTTCTGAAATCCTCAAGCCTAACGATAACAAATCATAA
- the rlmD gene encoding 23S rRNA (uracil(1939)-C(5))-methyltransferase RlmD, with protein MSTMQNCPHFGVCGGCSFPQSNYSDSLKKKEELLHQLFAPLVPSDMIAPIIPCSPSLRGRNKMEFSFFQTYEGEKSLGFISSTKPKKGIPVTTCLLIHEQTMDILKLTREWWDKHPELMAYFPPKNKGSLCTLTVRTGSPQQNFMVILTTSGTPEYRVNEACIDEWKEILLSSSLNIASIYWEEKVAARGISTYYETKLLYGAPSIQQKLSLPSDGNSASFSLRPRSFFQPQITQAAKIIETAKEFINPEGSETLLDLYCGAGTIGIMLSPYVKNVIGVEIIPDAVASAQENIKANNKEDCVEVYLEDAKAFCKRNENCKAPDVIIIDPPRCGMQSKVLKYILRIGSPKIVYISCNPKTQFQECADLISGGYRIKKMQPIDQFPYSTHLENIILLEREIDL; from the coding sequence ATGTCTACCATGCAAAATTGTCCACATTTTGGTGTATGTGGAGGATGCTCGTTTCCTCAGTCCAATTATTCTGACTCCTTAAAGAAAAAGGAAGAACTCCTTCATCAGTTATTCGCTCCTTTAGTTCCCTCGGATATGATTGCTCCTATCATCCCATGTTCTCCCTCTTTAAGAGGAAGAAATAAAATGGAATTCTCCTTTTTTCAAACTTATGAAGGAGAAAAAAGTTTAGGATTCATCAGCTCTACAAAACCAAAGAAAGGAATTCCAGTGACTACATGTCTGCTTATCCATGAGCAGACTATGGATATTTTAAAACTCACTCGCGAATGGTGGGATAAGCACCCAGAGCTTATGGCGTACTTCCCCCCTAAAAACAAAGGCTCGTTATGCACACTCACCGTCCGTACGGGGAGCCCGCAGCAAAACTTTATGGTGATCCTAACAACATCAGGAACTCCAGAATATAGGGTAAACGAAGCCTGTATAGATGAATGGAAAGAGATTCTCCTATCGTCTTCTCTAAACATAGCATCGATCTATTGGGAAGAAAAGGTAGCTGCACGTGGGATTTCTACATATTATGAAACTAAACTGCTATACGGAGCCCCCTCGATACAGCAAAAACTGTCCTTACCTAGTGACGGTAACTCTGCCTCTTTTAGTTTGCGTCCCAGAAGTTTCTTCCAACCTCAGATTACTCAGGCAGCGAAAATTATAGAAACTGCGAAAGAGTTTATAAACCCCGAGGGTTCGGAAACGCTTCTTGATCTCTATTGTGGAGCAGGAACTATAGGGATTATGCTCTCTCCCTATGTCAAAAATGTGATTGGCGTTGAGATTATTCCTGATGCTGTAGCTTCGGCTCAGGAGAACATCAAAGCGAATAACAAAGAAGATTGCGTAGAAGTCTATTTAGAAGATGCGAAAGCGTTCTGCAAAAGGAATGAAAATTGTAAAGCTCCTGATGTCATTATTATTGATCCCCCACGTTGTGGTATGCAAAGTAAAGTACTTAAATATATTTTACGTATAGGATCTCCAAAAATTGTCTATATCTCTTGCAACCCTAAAACACAGTTTCAAGAGTGCGCGGACCTAATCTCTGGGGGATATCGCATAAAAAAGATGCAGCCTATTGACCAATTTCCCTATTCGACGCACCTAGAAAATATTATTTTACTAGAAAGAGAGATCGATCTCTAG
- a CDS encoding histone H1-like protein HC1, whose protein sequence is MALKDTAKKMKDLLDSIQHDLAKAEKGNKAAAQRVRTDSIKLEKVAKLYRKESIKAEKSGLLKRKPSTKAPAKVKKTAEKKAPKKSSAAAAKTSKAVKASKPASKKTAAKKVKKPSKARGFRK, encoded by the coding sequence ATGGCGCTAAAAGATACGGCAAAAAAAATGAAAGACCTGCTGGATAGCATCCAACACGACTTAGCTAAAGCAGAGAAAGGAAACAAGGCAGCAGCTCAAAGAGTACGCACAGACTCTATAAAATTAGAAAAAGTTGCGAAACTTTACAGAAAAGAATCTATAAAAGCAGAGAAATCTGGGTTATTAAAACGTAAGCCATCAACTAAGGCTCCTGCCAAAGTAAAAAAAACTGCGGAAAAAAAAGCCCCTAAAAAAAGCTCTGCTGCTGCAGCTAAAACTAGCAAAGCAGTCAAAGCTTCTAAACCTGCATCTAAAAAGACAGCCGCAAAAAAAGTTAAAAAACCTTCCAAAGCACGCGGATTTAGAAAATAA